A genomic stretch from Shewanella sediminis HAW-EB3 includes:
- a CDS encoding universal stress protein, with translation MRTRQILCPTDFSETASHALSYAIEMANLYQVNIRLVHVMSKPYGEHNYGIIVESPEELETQLEAYSEEKLTELVAQIEPALDDVLSVTPVIRSGDIFANILEDSVENEVGMIVIASHGHTGLSHMLNPNVAEALANKAKCPVLVVK, from the coding sequence ATGCGTACTCGTCAAATTTTATGCCCTACTGATTTTTCTGAGACAGCTTCGCATGCCTTAAGCTATGCCATCGAGATGGCAAATCTATATCAGGTAAATATCAGACTTGTACATGTTATGAGTAAGCCTTATGGCGAACACAATTACGGGATCATTGTTGAGAGCCCCGAAGAGCTTGAGACGCAGCTGGAAGCCTATTCAGAGGAAAAACTCACTGAGTTGGTTGCTCAAATTGAACCTGCTTTAGATGACGTATTGAGTGTGACACCTGTGATCAGAAGTGGTGATATTTTCGCTAACATATTAGAAGACAGCGTGGAAAATGAGGTCGGAATGATTGTTATCGCCAGCCATGGTCATACAGGCTTGTCTCATATGCTGAATCCTAATGTGGCTGAGGCTCTGGCGAATAAGGCTAAGTGCCCGGTATTGGTTGTTAAATAA